From the genome of Thalassoglobus sp. JC818:
TTCGACGAGATGAATTTCGTACGGGCGCCCCTCAGATTCATATCGTGCATTCAGCGAGCGAATCTCCTGGTCGACTTCTTCCGGTCCATTCGATCCGCCGAGCGTTTCACCAATTCGCTTCGCAGGCGTTGGATGATCACTTACGAACAACAGTGCTTCAATCACTTGGGCCACAGTTGTCGGAGTCGAAGAGTCTAACTCGACGGTCTCGCTGAGATCCGGTCGAGGGTCGTCGACTGCGTTGGGCTGAGGCTCCGCTGCTGAAGTGGATTCAGCAACCGCTTCCGCAGGAACGGAGTCGTTCGTGTCCGCTGGAGCGATGCCGTTGTCTAGTGAGTCTGGGAACATCGCGTCCGCAGCGTCGGCCGTTTCGAGCGCCCGCAGGTAAGCTTCTTCGATTTCTGTGAGTGACAAGTCGTCGCTGTCTGCTGGAAACAGTGGATCGTCGTCTTGTTCTTCGTGACTGGGGAGCACTGAAAATTTCCGTGGGTGAAACTAAAGCAGATGGTGCGAAATCGTTGTGGCTGCTATCGAATGATTGGGCTTAAGCCAGGATCGGTTAGTTCCGTAGGAAAGCGGGCTGGTGGGGACGTATCCCGAGGAGTTGGATTTCGGAGGGCTTCCGAGAAGTGATTCGCGAGGAAGGTTCCGAGTCGATGTGTGTAAGCAGCCATTTGCTCGGCGGACATTGGTTCACCTTTTCCCGGAGTGGCCAGGGAAATCGCCGCATTCGGAGCGTCGTTTTGTGCATCGACGTACAGGCTATTCTCGAGCTGGAGATTTGTGATGGCCTGTTGTAGTCGGGCGGTCAATTCGCGTGCCGGCTCAGGGACTTTATCTCCTGTCGTAACATCGGAAGAACTATTCGGAAGAACGGAAACGAGAAGCTTGCAGTCAAACGCAGCAAGCAGGTTCTGCATTTCAAGGAACGCAGAGATTCCGAGCTCCAAATCTTTGGGGACGACTGGTCGAGCGTTGTTTTTCGCAGGCGGATCGAAGCCGGTGATGGCTGCTGAGTTCTCGCTCAGCCAGGAGGCAATCACAAACTCTTCGGTCAGGGTTGCGAGTAGATTCTCTTGTTCAGCACTGCAAGTCGGATGACGAGCAAAAGCCGGGTGTCCGTTTTCGCAAAGAGTCAACCCGCCAGTCAGGTCACTGTCGTTCGGCAGATCGGACGGGGAAATCGCGTAAACGACGAGATCCGGTTCCAAGATGACCAGCGACTGGCGAAGTCTCAGGTAATTCGTGAGCGGTCCGCTCCCGGGGCAACCTCCGTTCAAGACCTCCACATGGTTGAGTCCAGCCTGATGAAACAGCGTCTGCAGCTGGCCGGCTACGGTCTTCTCTTCCCGAATCGTGCTTCCGAAAACATCGTCAGCTCCGAGGCAGAGGATGCGATAAACTCCCGCTGGTTTCGGGATGGTTACGGACGCACCGCGCAAACCAAACTCATTGGTTCGAATTGTGAATTGATTGGTCGAGGGATCGCCAACCGTTTGTTCGATCAGCGGAATGACTTCGAGATAAGTCGTCGTGTTCGGTCTCGTCAACTGGACAGACGTCGGAGGTGGTTTCGAAAGAGCGGTGCGAACGCGTTGAGATCGCAACCAGACTTCGCCCGCGCACAAGATGAGCACCAACAGCACGCAGGCTGCCACGAGTCGCATGAGGCTTCGGGCAAAGGATCGAAACATAGATGGCGTCGCAGTTCATCCTGAACAAGCAACTAAAAGTGACGAGGGCGGGAGTTTACTGCAATAGCTGTGTTGTCGGCAAGATGAACTGTGGCCGATGGTTACGAAGCATTCGGCAGCAATTGCGACATCGATCGCTGTTGCATCGATTTGCGTTGACCAGAGATGCAAAATCGGGGTAGAAACCGCTTCCTGTCCCCCTGTTCTGAGCGTTTTGATCCCAATGCAGCACTCCACATGGATGTGGACTATCGCCCGACTCTATTTGCTGGCCGTCATGATGATCGCCGGCGGGGCGGGCTGCACTGCGCTGTTTCCGGATTCGTCGAAGGCGCAACATCGTTTGCCACCGTTGGTTGGGCCACGGAACGCGATTGAAATCGAAGTCTATTTCGTCGATCGCCGAAAGGGTGATCCGATGATCGGGGACCGGCTCTGGTCGTCCCTCCATTCGGTCCATACTCTCGATCCTGATTCAGCACGACAACTCGAAAACGACGGGTTTCGGGTTGCGATGAGTGCCTCTCGTCCACCGAGACCGCTGGCTGTGCTGATGTCACTCTCCGACGAAAATGATCCAACTCGACGTGTGGTGATGCAGCGGTACACAATCCCGGCTGGTCAGGAAACACTCGTCGTTGCGTCCGAAATTCCTGACGGGACGGTAATTCATCGCCCGGATCAGGACACCGCACGTCCACTCGAAATGCGTCTGGGGCGTGCAATTTTCCGAATTCAAGCAGACAAGGTCGAGGACGGATGGACTCGGCTCGTCGTGATTCCTGAAATTCAGCACGGCCCAATGGCAGCCCGACCCACACCAAGGGAGCAGGATTGGATTTATCAGGAGAGTCAACAGCGAGTCACGCTCTATTCCGATCGAATCACCGCAGAACTCAACGAGCAGGAAATTCTCGCTCTCGGTCTGGGAAGCAGCGACGAAGGCGACATTGGAGGGCACTTCTTCGTGGCCGACTCCGAAAACGGCCTGGAACGCCTCATCCTGATCCGCATCTCCGGCATGTCACGCATCGAACCCGTCCGCTCCGACCTCGCGGACAATCTGAACTAGCTCTCGCATAGTCCATTTGACTTCGTCGAGGTTGCAATGAGAGAGATGAGTTCTTCAGTTATGGGTCGATTTTTCGACTGGGCAAGACGAGACTCAATCTGGCTCGGACATTGTGCCGGTGACGGAACAACAATTGAACCTTTGTATCACAGGGAGTGCTGGAATTTTCATGAGTACGCCTCCAGAACGACAGGACTTCACCATGGTCTAATGTTGTTGAGGCTCAGGTCGTAGAGGTAGATTTTGAATCTTCGGAAAATTGCGAGAGCGGTTTGAACGCGGTCCCAACTGTCACCAAAACGATCAATATTTTCGAGCTCCCATTCGATATGCTGATCCTCCGTCAAGTCTTTTGGGCTGTCGAGAGATGCTCCAGCAAAGTCAAGGATGTATGGAGGTTGGACGATCTCCATTTCGATGATTCCGAGTGTGTCGTCGTACTCCAAGAGTGTTGGGATGTTGAAGTTCTCCTTTCCGATGAGATCTGCGATCTTTTCTTCAAAGATTCTCGTGTAAACCTCACATTCTCTTTGAAACAAGTTCTTGTATTTGAAGACTTTTACCGCAGTACCTTCTGACGTTTTGAAGACATCTCCATCTTGTCCTCCTCCGAGTTTCTCATTAATCTTTTTGGTTCGTTGGGCGCAATAGTCGTGTGCCCTTTCCAAATAACTCTCGTCGAAGTCTCCCATGAACCGCCTGCTTCGCTCCAATTTTTCGGCCGATGTTCAGATGGAGTTGCATGTGAACGGCGTGCAATACAGCGTTGCGAGAAGTGGCCCTGGTTATGTTGTCTTGGCGGATCACGCTGAGATTCAAGGTGGACCAGGGATGGTGAAGATTGTGGTCGATGGTCGCGAAGACTGCAAATCGGTGATCGTTGACGACTATTTTCCATTCGATGAGTTCGTGAGATATCAAGTCATCGAAGAGTGATCGCCGTCTGAGTGCTTTCGCGAGTCACCCGATGTTTTTCTATCTACGCGACAATCTGTTTAGCCCAATCTGCCCGATTCTTCGAGAGATCGGATTTCCGACTCTGCTTTCGCTGATGTAACTAGAAACATCACGAAGTCGATGAGTTGAGGCTACTGAGGATGAATCTGCATTGTCCATCCGTCTGTGACTCTTTGGACAGTAGCGGGTGAGTCGTGGCTGGTGGTTTCGCTGAGGGCGGGGTGCTTGATGATTTCCTGGATGGGTAAGAGTTCCGGGAGGCTGGCTGTCATCAGAAGCTGTTCGTTCTGTTGCTCTGTTTGGGCGGACTGCATGATCGGAGCGGAAGTGCTTGCGAACACAGCTTGCGGTGTTGATCGCGCTGTTGCACCGATCGGGGATTCCCTTTCCGTAGTCGTGCTGAGCTGTGGCGAGAGGATGCCCTTGTGAGGCTGCGAGGCCGGCAAGTTTGGGAGTTGTTTCAGGCGGGCGACGGCGCGGATTGTTTCCGGGATGCGTTCAGATTCGAGGACGATTTCACGGCGGAGTTGTTCGAGTTGTCGAACGGTCGCCCGCGCTCGGGCGACTTCTTCATGTTGCGACTTGAGTTGGCTCAACAGGTCGTTCGTTTCCGAGAGTGAGTGTCGATGGTCAGCGACCTCGGAAAGAGTCGAATCGACGTCGTGAATTTCGGCTTGCAACCGGTCGACGCGTTCGACGAGCGGTTGAACGACGAGCAGATGCATCGTGATGACGCTAATCATGAGGGCTGAGACTCGCAGGGGAGAACTCAGTCGAGAGGCGATTGCCATCAACTTCGATTGGTGGCTGGGTGAATCTGCAGGCGGGGTCCAAAGTTTCACTTTTTTCTCGTCAGTCGATGCCACGTTGTCGGTCCTCTGGTGTATTTGTCTCCCCTGTTTACCTATATCGCCGGATTCGGAGCGGTTCTACCGTGAGAATATGGGTAGAGAGGGCGATTTTTGAGGTGGCATTGGAGAATGCGTTTGATGTGGGAATCTGGAGAAATGCGTTCCAATTGCGCACTTGATTCGATGCGAATAATCCGAAAGATTTGACAGGAAGAGTGGTAAGTGACTGTGGAGTAAGGGGTTAAGTGTTGAGGTTGTTTTTCGGGAAATCCTGCCTGTTTCTTCTAATGTTCTGGCGAGCTCAGCGAATTACTTTTTGTGATACGGGACAGCTGGTGAGTTGGCCCTGATTCAAGAGTTGACCAAACAAGGAGATACACATGCTTAAGAAACTCGCACTCGGAACAATGACAGCCGCCGCAATCGGTGGATTGGTGTTTGGAGGATCAGCCTTCAGCTATCTTCGCACCGGAATGCATACCGCTCAGAAGCGGATTCGCAGCGAAGTGCCGCTTGAGTTTGAAATTGAGCGGGCTCGTCAGGAAGTCGCGCAGCTCGTGCCTGAAGTTCGTCGCTCGATGCACCTGATCGCAGAAGAACAGGTGGAAGTGGCATCACTTCAGGAATCGATCGTCAAGCGAGAAGAATCACTCGCCAGCCAGGAGGAAGCCATCCTGTCGCTTTCTGCTGACTTGAAGTCGGGCGATTCGCACTTCGTTTACGCTGGCCGAGCTTACAAGCAACGCGAAGTTGAGAAGGACCTCGCAGAACGCTTTGATCGGTTCAAAGTTGCACAAGAAACTCTCGATCGAGAAAAAGACTTGTTGCGAACAAAAGAACAGGCGCTCTTCGCTCATCGCGAAACGCTCGAGGGAATGCTCTCACAGCGTAAGAGCCTCGAAGTTGAACTGGAACGATTGGAAGCTCGTTTGCGAACGATCAACTCACGTAAGCAGATTGCCAGCATCCAGGTTGATGACTCAAAATTGAACCGGGTCAAGTCATTGATCAGTACAATTGACAAGCGACTCGATGTGGAAGATGCCGTGCTTGCCGCTGATGGAGAGTTTTCGGGATTGATTCCGGTCGAGAACAACATTGAAGTCGACAACGAGAACATCGCCAATGCTGTGGAAGATTACTTCGGAAATCGCCACAAAAAGGACTTCGTTCAAGTGACCGACTAAAGCTGGTTGCTCTGACCTGTGCACTCACCTGAAGCATTTTCAAAGGCGAGTCCCACACGAAGTGATCAGGAAAGAGTGCTATCAGTTCGAGAGCAAGATGCTCACGGTTCAAAAAGATTTTGGTCAGCTCAACATCCGCTCGATCACTTTGATCGAGCGGATTCTTCCGCAGACTGAGTTGGCTTTCGAAGGAAGGTAATGTTGGAGAAGATGGATCTTGAGCAGACTGGAACGTTGAGACGCCAGTTGTTCGATGAGCTGCAATGTTTGGTGTTGAGTAGTGCGAGTTAATCTGATGAGCGTTCTCAACGGTGTTGCACTCAAGGCGGCGATTGGATGGAAGAGTGGCAGGCAAATGGATTCGCGAGAGGGTAGCGGTTGGCGAAATGGAGACAGGGAGAATGGTGAACTGATGCAGAACGTTCGTCCGGCCGTTCGCCTGTGGATTGACGGAGTTGGGTGCTGGTTGATCAGTCGATCACAGCATCTCACGGTGGGAAGTATGCAGCCCGTCCGTCCAGTGGCCCTGGACAGCGGGGAAAGTCAGTCATCAGAACACGTCGGAATTTTTGCGGATCTGCGATCAAAACATGCGAGTTTCTCGCGAGAGGATGGATCGTTCATTCTGGAACCACGAGGAAACGTACGGGTTGGGAATATTGATCAGGTTTCAGCAGTGCCTCTCTCAAACGAGACAACAATCCAATTGGGCGATGAAGTGTTGATGAAGTACTGCCTCCCATCTCCTCTCAGCGGTTCAGCCCGTTTGACTCTGGAGAGTGGACATCGCTTCGCCAGCAGTCTCGACGGGATCATTCTTCTGGAAAAGACCTGCCTGTTGGGGGCTGGGAGTCAGAGCCATATTGTTTGCAAGAACTGGCAGCGAGACATCGTCATCTTTGAACGTGGAAGCTCACTCTTTTGCAAAGTGTCTGCTCGCGAATCATCGGTGGCAGACAGTTCAGGGGGCGGGCGTGAGACTCCGCAAGTTGTAGAGTGTCATCCCGGTGAAATCCTCAGTGGGGAAGACTGGTCGTTCCATGTGGAAGCGATCGACCTTCCTGAAGTTTGAAACAAGACATTGCCATGCAAGCAGGACGCAAAAG
Proteins encoded in this window:
- a CDS encoding SMC-Scp complex subunit ScpB, whose protein sequence is MLPSHEEQDDDPLFPADSDDLSLTEIEEAYLRALETADAADAMFPDSLDNGIAPADTNDSVPAEAVAESTSAAEPQPNAVDDPRPDLSETVELDSSTPTTVAQVIEALLFVSDHPTPAKRIGETLGGSNGPEEVDQEIRSLNARYESEGRPYEIHLVEGGYVMSLRKAFEPVRERVYGQGPKEVKLNQDALEVLAFIAYRQPATRQQIEETGKERAGGFIRQLLRRQLIQLVRGNDSSEDAYTTTPRFLDLFGLASTEDLPHAEDFSFK